The following proteins are encoded in a genomic region of Leptospira yasudae:
- a CDS encoding DUF3209 family protein, with translation MACHEVAALRLGMMNVIGIKDEATIRHERAEIGEDALGAPGPIRSLAEAKDLESLIKFYEASLSDLEETISKTSKDDPKMSYYRSLLILTKKVELELKNSLLSFQNLFRDLEEMHDFVHEIYPA, from the coding sequence ATGGCATGTCACGAAGTGGCCGCTCTGCGGTTGGGAATGATGAACGTAATCGGAATCAAGGACGAGGCTACGATCCGTCACGAAAGGGCCGAGATCGGCGAAGACGCGTTAGGCGCTCCGGGACCGATTCGTTCTCTTGCGGAAGCCAAGGACTTGGAATCTCTCATCAAATTTTACGAGGCTTCTCTGAGCGATTTGGAGGAGACGATCTCCAAAACCTCCAAAGACGATCCGAAGATGTCGTATTATCGTTCCCTTTTGATTCTTACCAAAAAGGTGGAACTCGAACTGAAGAATTCCCTTTTGTCCTTTCAGAATCTGTTTCGCGATCTGGAAGAGATGCACGACTTCGTTCACGAAATTTATCCGGCATAA
- a CDS encoding FAD-dependent oxidoreductase has product MANPPKKAVVQNVIRTEGSATITFVSKSGPLHFSGGQYVIFNCGFIAEEGKEIKRAYSIFSSDDKQEEFQIRIQPLNGGFASRYIPNLAIGSELDFSGPWGKFIANPSWPKDGRILLVATDTGITAIISILQSNRWKDKFERTAVLWFLSPADGFISVQEVLDLLPNTFHSLHILPISPIGDRLREEECLRAVTEELDSSIFPNNAFLAGDGKLIRMIRDVLLVRGLSEENVGLETFFHSMRESENVRP; this is encoded by the coding sequence ATGGCAAATCCTCCGAAAAAAGCGGTCGTCCAAAACGTGATTCGAACCGAAGGTTCGGCGACGATTACCTTCGTTTCCAAAAGCGGGCCTCTTCATTTTTCAGGAGGTCAATACGTGATCTTCAACTGCGGTTTTATCGCGGAAGAAGGAAAGGAAATCAAACGCGCCTATTCGATCTTTTCCTCGGACGATAAACAGGAAGAGTTTCAGATCCGCATCCAGCCGTTAAACGGGGGATTCGCTTCCCGGTATATTCCAAATCTTGCAATCGGTTCCGAACTCGATTTTTCGGGGCCTTGGGGTAAGTTTATCGCAAACCCTTCCTGGCCCAAAGACGGAAGAATTCTTCTCGTAGCGACCGATACGGGAATCACGGCGATCATCAGTATTCTTCAATCCAACCGATGGAAAGACAAGTTCGAACGCACTGCGGTTCTTTGGTTTTTATCTCCCGCCGACGGATTTATTTCCGTGCAGGAAGTTTTGGACCTGCTACCAAACACATTCCATTCTTTGCATATACTTCCGATTTCTCCGATCGGCGATCGCCTACGCGAAGAAGAATGTCTGCGTGCGGTTACGGAAGAATTGGATTCTTCCATTTTCCCGAACAACGCGTTTTTAGCGGGGGATGGGAAATTGATCCGAATGATCCGAGACGTTCTTTTAGTCCGGGGACTTTCGGAAGAGAACGTCGGATTGGAAACGTTCTTCCATTCGATGCGGGAATCGGAAAACGTTCGACCTTGA